A single genomic interval of Shewanella psychropiezotolerans harbors:
- a CDS encoding VCBS domain-containing protein codes for MSATDVDNNASWTWSGDDSGTYGEFVIDSVTGEWTYTLNDSDLVNELASNESHNEIFTVTVTDEFGGTDTHDVTITVEGTNDAPIITTLDAEDTGTVVEVGIIDDFDANPANNNTPEPGIAAISGTLSATDVDNNASWTWSGDDSGTYGEFVIDSVTGEWTYTLNDSDLVNELASNESHNEIFTVTVTDEFGGTDTHDVTITVEGTNDAPIITTLDAEDTGTVVEVGIIDDFDANPANNNTPEPGIAAISGTLSATDVDNNASWTWSGDDSGTYGEFVIDSVTGEWTYTLNDSDLVNELASNESHNEIFTVTVTDEFGGTDTHDVTITVEGTNDAPIISLNIPDDTGTVIEDSIDVISGTLLASDVDNNASWTWSGDDSGIYGEFVIDPVTGEWTYTLNDSDLVNELSSGESHDEIFTVTVTDEFGGTDTHDVTITVEGSNDLPEITNIDSLIVSEEGLTNGIIDDVGDPTDTTDLPTDGGTLTFTDVDNPDVLDITVSLGTSTTDIYSDDFLVNWSWDGNTNTLTGTANNIVVMTIVLGSVSVNASVYSVGYTVNLLGPLDHLVNDTEDLMSINFGVNINDGVGNVGTELNVIIEDDAPLDEVDELATPSMPHTINEMITGNLFDPGADGFGSVDFEVITQGLQSNGIDLIYTMNGDTLTAMAGNVAVFTLQAIPDGTGHYDYKFTLLDKVDVEVVIDYDLGSAPAGNNAAYYVDTDGSIYAQDDQAAMVISTITGTFNGSASSVNSNVHGIGVGPQNSVGSNEAIKFEYGIDGTSLAAISLGTGNNGQNNGNSVIDYVVTYSNGTTKNVVGAIIDGTLVLEEVAPNGLSIMSIEISYFSGDAFQVIGLSSVDTLFNTPIDLEFAYGATDNDGDAVIFTPENDGHFTITLEPENFIPDARNNTYHVDEGESVIGNIIDDDTGNGIDSDIDSDTLLITHINGVAVVFDNNGDAEVEITGGTLFINEDGNFTFEHDGSEDAPTSFTYTIDDGNGDTDTATVYFEVYSEETFGPEDDTTVETGDAHDVLIGDTTGFGPGQNYNIAFIIDTSGSMGSAVDTARTQITNVLNQLISTIGQGNPGVVNILVIDFNTGAEILLNIDLSNLDASIIEAALEDMNSDGWTNYEAAFNLATTWFTSGLASTNIGMNYTFFVTDGEPTRPGDDDNNYEEAYLAAVAAFALLTFENLTYVQAIGLGNAFNPNDPDYILDQFDSGATPLTSVDVDNLADAILQTALLPGDDDLNAGNGNDIIFGDLIEFDGIDLEGFDALVEYVDDQTGSDLNLDGNISIYEVHTYVSENASDFDVSRENDGDDILTGGDGNNILFGQGGDDLLLGGSGNDLLFGGDGTDELVGGRGDDEMHGGADDDTFTWNTDSINGESDTVLDFDALEDVLDLSELLSGETDDAVDLLDYLSFDVSGGDTIITIDLDGNGGGTDTITILLQGTSLAGVGDQAIIQGLLDNNALIVDVA; via the coding sequence CTGTCTGCCACCGATGTCGATAACAACGCCAGCTGGACCTGGTCTGGTGATGATTCCGGTACTTACGGTGAGTTTGTCATAGACTCTGTTACTGGCGAGTGGACCTATACCCTCAACGATAGCGATCTCGTTAACGAGCTCGCCTCCAATGAGAGTCATAATGAAATTTTCACCGTCACCGTTACCGATGAGTTTGGGGGGACCGATACCCACGATGTCACCATCACTGTCGAAGGTACCAACGATGCACCGATTATCACCACCTTAGATGCCGAAGATACTGGCACGGTTGTCGAAGTCGGGATTATTGATGACTTTGATGCTAACCCTGCCAACAATAACACCCCTGAGCCCGGTATCGCCGCCATCAGTGGCACCCTGTCTGCCACCGATGTCGATAACAACGCCAGCTGGACCTGGTCTGGTGATGATTCCGGTACTTACGGTGAGTTTGTCATAGACTCTGTTACTGGCGAGTGGACCTATACCCTCAACGATAGCGATCTGGTTAACGAGCTCGCCTCCAATGAGAGTCATAATGAAATTTTCACCGTCACCGTTACCGATGAGTTTGGGGGGACCGATACCCACGATGTCACCATCACTGTCGAAGGTACCAACGATGCACCGATTATCACCACCTTAGATGCCGAAGATACTGGCACGGTTGTCGAAGTCGGGATTATTGATGACTTTGATGCTAACCCTGCCAACAATAACACCCCTGAGCCCGGTATCGCCGCCATCAGTGGCACCCTGTCTGCCACCGATGTCGATAACAACGCCAGCTGGACCTGGTCTGGTGATGATTCCGGTACTTACGGTGAGTTTGTCATAGACTCTGTTACTGGCGAGTGGACCTATACCCTCAACGATAGCGATCTGGTTAACGAGCTCGCCTCCAATGAGAGTCATAATGAAATTTTCACCGTCACCGTTACCGATGAGTTTGGGGGGACCGATACCCACGATGTCACCATCACTGTCGAAGGTACCAACGATGCGCCGATTATCTCTCTTAATATTCCTGACGATACCGGTACCGTTATAGAAGATAGTATTGATGTCATTAGCGGCACTTTATTAGCCAGCGATGTCGATAATAACGCCAGTTGGACTTGGTCAGGTGATGATTCCGGTATCTACGGTGAGTTTGTCATAGACCCTGTTACTGGCGAGTGGACCTATACGCTAAATGACAGCGACCTGGTTAACGAGTTGTCCTCCGGCGAGAGCCATGATGAGATCTTTACCGTCACTGTTACCGATGAATTTGGTGGTACCGATACCCATGATGTCACCATCACAGTCGAAGGTAGCAACGACCTGCCAGAAATCACCAACATTGATTCCCTTATAGTTTCAGAAGAAGGATTAACAAACGGAATTATTGATGATGTAGGTGATCCAACGGATACAACCGACCTTCCTACAGATGGAGGTACACTAACCTTTACAGATGTTGACAATCCAGATGTCTTAGATATTACCGTGTCATTAGGTACCTCAACAACTGACATTTACTCTGATGATTTTTTAGTCAACTGGAGCTGGGACGGTAATACAAATACCTTAACAGGAACTGCAAACAACATAGTTGTTATGACTATAGTGCTTGGCTCAGTTAGCGTTAACGCCTCTGTTTATAGTGTGGGATATACCGTTAACTTACTCGGACCACTGGATCACCTTGTCAATGATACCGAAGATCTCATGTCTATTAATTTTGGAGTCAACATTAATGATGGGGTTGGAAATGTAGGTACAGAACTTAATGTCATTATCGAAGATGATGCTCCTCTCGATGAAGTAGATGAATTAGCAACTCCCAGCATGCCTCATACTATTAACGAAATGATCACTGGCAACTTATTCGATCCTGGAGCCGATGGCTTCGGTAGTGTAGATTTTGAAGTCATTACCCAAGGGCTGCAATCCAATGGTATAGATTTAATTTATACCATGAACGGTGATACGTTAACCGCTATGGCGGGTAATGTAGCCGTATTTACCCTACAGGCTATTCCTGATGGCACTGGGCATTACGATTACAAGTTCACATTACTCGATAAGGTAGACGTTGAAGTCGTGATCGATTATGACCTAGGTAGCGCTCCTGCAGGTAACAATGCCGCCTACTATGTCGACACAGACGGCTCCATTTACGCTCAAGATGATCAGGCGGCTATGGTTATCTCTACCATAACCGGTACTTTCAATGGCTCAGCCTCTTCAGTCAATTCAAATGTACATGGCATTGGAGTTGGCCCTCAAAACTCTGTGGGCTCAAATGAAGCCATTAAATTCGAATATGGTATAGATGGAACCTCACTTGCAGCAATAAGCCTTGGAACCGGTAACAATGGACAAAATAATGGCAATAGTGTTATCGACTATGTTGTGACTTATTCAAATGGAACAACTAAGAACGTAGTTGGCGCTATTATTGATGGCACCTTAGTTCTCGAGGAGGTAGCGCCTAATGGCTTGTCTATTATGTCCATTGAAATATCCTATTTCAGCGGAGACGCTTTCCAAGTCATCGGTTTATCCTCAGTAGATACACTTTTCAATACGCCAATCGATTTAGAGTTTGCCTATGGTGCAACAGATAACGATGGAGATGCAGTCATATTCACCCCCGAAAACGATGGACACTTCACCATCACCTTAGAGCCTGAAAACTTTATACCTGATGCCCGAAACAATACCTACCATGTAGACGAAGGCGAATCAGTAATCGGCAACATCATTGATGATGATACGGGTAACGGTATCGATAGTGATATTGATAGTGATACTTTGCTAATCACGCACATCAATGGTGTCGCAGTAGTGTTTGATAATAATGGTGATGCCGAAGTTGAAATAACTGGCGGCACCTTATTTATTAATGAGGATGGTAATTTTACTTTTGAACACGACGGTAGTGAGGATGCGCCAACCAGTTTCACCTACACCATAGATGATGGCAATGGCGACACAGATACAGCAACGGTTTATTTTGAGGTCTATTCTGAAGAAACATTTGGACCAGAAGATGACACCACTGTAGAAACTGGCGATGCCCATGATGTTCTCATAGGTGATACAACAGGCTTCGGCCCAGGTCAGAATTATAATATAGCCTTTATTATTGATACTTCTGGCAGTATGGGGAGCGCAGTTGATACCGCCAGAACGCAGATAACAAATGTGTTAAACCAGTTGATATCGACCATTGGTCAAGGTAATCCCGGAGTCGTAAATATCTTAGTAATAGACTTCAATACAGGTGCTGAAATTCTTCTAAATATTGATTTATCAAATTTAGATGCAAGTATCATTGAGGCAGCTCTAGAAGATATGAATAGTGATGGTTGGACAAATTATGAGGCCGCATTTAACCTTGCGACCACTTGGTTTACTTCTGGATTGGCTTCAACAAACATAGGGATGAATTACACTTTCTTCGTTACTGATGGTGAGCCCACAAGACCTGGTGATGATGATAATAACTATGAAGAAGCTTACCTCGCTGCCGTTGCAGCTTTTGCATTGCTCACCTTTGAAAACCTGACTTACGTCCAAGCAATAGGGCTAGGAAATGCATTTAACCCAAATGACCCAGATTATATACTGGATCAATTCGACTCGGGTGCTACCCCACTGACGAGTGTCGATGTCGATAACTTAGCAGATGCCATCTTACAAACAGCCTTGTTGCCCGGTGATGATGATCTAAATGCGGGAAATGGTAACGATATTATCTTTGGTGATCTGATTGAGTTTGACGGTATTGATTTAGAAGGGTTCGATGCACTTGTCGAATATGTCGATGATCAAACGGGTAGCGATTTAAATTTAGATGGTAATATCTCAATTTATGAGGTTCACACCTACGTATCAGAAAATGCGAGTGACTTCGATGTATCTCGGGAAAACGACGGAGATGATATTCTTACTGGCGGTGATGGCAACAATATCTTGTTTGGTCAAGGGGGAGATGACCTGCTACTAGGTGGTAGCGGTAACGATCTGTTGTTTGGAGGTGATGGCACCGATGAATTAGTTGGTGGCAGAGGTGATGACGAGATGCACGGAGGTGCAGACGATGACACCTTCACCTGGAATACTGATTCAATCAACGGCGAAAGCGATACTGTATTGGACTTCGATGCTTTAGAAGATGTACTCGACCTTTCCGAGCTTCTTTCTGGTGAAACTGATGATGCGGTAGACCTCCTTGATTATTTATCTTTCGATGTTTCAGGCGGAGATACGATTATCACTATCGATCTTGATGGTAATGGGGGAGGCACCGACACTATCACTATTCTTCTTCAAGGAACCAGTTTAGCCGGAGTTGGTGATCAAGCCATTATCCAAGGTTTACTCGATAATAATGCACTCATCGTAGATGTTGCTTAA
- a CDS encoding pilus assembly protein TadG-related protein — protein sequence MVEISSLGRKMKGIIAPLAVVSLLALIAMAGLALDSGKVYSDYRRAQTAADAAALAGAFEKFYGRDHLTIVTAANAEAIVNGFTQGNQGINVEINHPPLSGFYIGDPFSVEVIITQPTLTFFSQILDIDSIPYKVRAVANGNTASGINCVYVLDNEQKKAFEVTSDSVLDARCGIWVNSDDSGAASVVESGACVKAGMITVVGGYTTGQTCDLGGEAYQCDNNGNCPLSGMGLPPEESPLPAPDPFAGLTPPTVDRTSGACPPEESCNASGCSGKKKDSGGPYEPYTIDTNGSVDLFSGTYCGGILVKKGTANLSTGVYILRGGGLTVEGADSEAIGPGVSFYNTCYWACDDPDSDHDPEKGKEWFWTLDINSSSEVNFSAPLCNGGASGSECVNDLDGILFFSDRDAPSSDNPGSYPLNRIDSSVTATLAGAIYVGNQHLKFHSNSTGNPSDTILVSKFLEISSGSTVEISNFTGSGGSPLKRVTLVE from the coding sequence ATGGTCGAAATAAGCTCTCTGGGCCGAAAGATGAAAGGCATTATCGCACCATTAGCTGTGGTGTCTTTACTCGCCTTAATCGCCATGGCTGGCTTAGCCTTAGACTCAGGGAAAGTTTATTCTGATTATCGACGAGCGCAAACTGCCGCCGATGCGGCAGCATTAGCTGGAGCTTTCGAAAAGTTTTATGGCCGAGACCACCTCACTATTGTCACAGCGGCTAACGCAGAAGCCATAGTCAACGGCTTTACTCAAGGTAACCAAGGTATCAACGTCGAGATTAACCATCCACCATTATCAGGCTTCTATATCGGTGATCCCTTTTCAGTAGAAGTGATCATCACCCAGCCAACCCTCACCTTCTTCTCACAAATACTCGACATAGATTCTATCCCCTACAAGGTAAGAGCCGTAGCGAATGGTAACACCGCCAGCGGGATCAACTGCGTATATGTCCTCGACAACGAACAAAAAAAAGCCTTCGAAGTCACTAGTGACTCAGTACTCGACGCACGCTGTGGAATTTGGGTAAATTCAGACGATAGCGGTGCAGCCAGCGTGGTTGAGAGTGGAGCTTGTGTGAAAGCCGGCATGATCACTGTTGTTGGAGGTTATACAACCGGACAAACTTGTGATTTAGGCGGCGAGGCCTATCAATGTGATAATAATGGGAACTGCCCTCTCAGCGGCATGGGCTTACCACCCGAAGAATCCCCCTTACCCGCTCCAGACCCTTTTGCAGGCCTAACGCCGCCGACAGTGGATAGAACCTCTGGCGCATGTCCGCCGGAGGAGAGTTGTAATGCCAGTGGATGTAGTGGAAAAAAGAAAGACTCAGGTGGCCCCTATGAGCCATACACCATAGATACCAATGGCTCAGTCGATCTATTTTCAGGTACTTATTGTGGCGGCATATTAGTGAAAAAAGGCACTGCAAACCTTAGTACTGGGGTATACATTCTTCGAGGCGGTGGGCTCACTGTTGAAGGAGCAGACTCAGAAGCCATCGGCCCAGGAGTTTCATTTTATAACACTTGCTATTGGGCCTGTGATGACCCTGATTCAGATCATGACCCTGAAAAAGGTAAAGAATGGTTCTGGACTCTGGATATCAACTCAAGCTCTGAAGTTAACTTTTCCGCGCCACTCTGTAACGGCGGCGCTAGCGGCAGTGAATGTGTCAACGATCTAGATGGCATACTCTTCTTTTCAGATAGAGATGCCCCCTCCTCTGATAATCCAGGCTCTTACCCACTAAACAGAATAGATAGCAGCGTGACGGCAACCTTAGCCGGAGCAATATACGTAGGTAATCAGCACCTTAAGTTTCACAGTAACTCAACGGGTAACCCATCAGATACTATCTTAGTGTCGAAGTTCTTAGAAATTTCAAGTGGCTCGACCGTGGAGATTAGTAATTTCACCGGCTCAGGGGGCTCCCCACTAAAACGGGTCACCTTAGTTGAGTAA
- a CDS encoding TadE family protein, translating into MDVKKHFTLSSTKQKGVAAIEAVIVLPIIIFIMLAVIDFGRVMYVSITTTNAARAAAGYAAQSTNLVIDTSGIRASALSEASDLISDAFNSDPVAVSSKRVCKCSGSSSEVFCTNNLCTGQVEIFVEVTATRDFRTVVSYPLIPNQLVISRTATIRAQ; encoded by the coding sequence ATGGATGTAAAAAAGCACTTCACTTTGAGCTCAACTAAACAAAAGGGGGTTGCAGCCATCGAAGCCGTCATTGTTTTACCTATTATCATTTTTATTATGCTGGCAGTAATCGATTTCGGTCGTGTCATGTATGTGTCGATTACCACGACTAATGCCGCACGTGCAGCAGCGGGGTATGCGGCGCAAAGTACCAATCTCGTCATTGACACATCTGGAATAAGGGCCTCTGCACTTTCGGAAGCGAGCGATCTCATTAGTGATGCCTTTAACTCAGATCCGGTGGCTGTAAGTTCGAAACGTGTATGTAAATGCTCTGGTAGCAGTAGTGAAGTATTTTGTACTAACAACTTATGCACTGGTCAGGTTGAGATATTTGTGGAGGTAACTGCAACACGCGATTTTCGTACCGTAGTTTCTTATCCACTCATACCCAATCAACTTGTAATAAGCAGAACTGCTACCATTAGGGCACAATAG
- a CDS encoding TadE family protein encodes MKKYKQSSQLFGKKSSKFQKGLAAVEAAIVAPIFFLILFAILDGARMIYAYGAVAHAAREGVRYAVVRGAEAGDDLRRVGDSPTNDAKIEAHVLQRAQPLERIRVTTTWEEDANQLRDQSAGKVVEVQIEHDFEPVTPFLPAITLSSTSRTVIYF; translated from the coding sequence ATGAAAAAATATAAACAATCAAGCCAGCTATTCGGTAAGAAGTCTAGCAAATTCCAAAAAGGTTTAGCTGCGGTAGAAGCTGCAATTGTCGCTCCCATATTTTTTCTCATTCTGTTTGCTATTCTCGATGGTGCCAGGATGATATACGCATACGGAGCCGTTGCTCATGCTGCTCGAGAAGGTGTGCGTTATGCTGTAGTCAGAGGCGCTGAAGCTGGTGATGATTTACGTAGAGTAGGAGATTCACCGACTAACGATGCGAAAATTGAGGCTCATGTGTTGCAAAGGGCACAGCCTCTAGAACGAATACGAGTTACCACTACATGGGAAGAGGACGCGAATCAACTTCGCGATCAAAGTGCCGGCAAAGTTGTAGAAGTACAAATTGAGCACGATTTCGAACCCGTTACCCCTTTCTTACCAGCGATTACATTATCTAGCACATCCCGGACCGTTATCTATTTTTGA